From Luteococcus japonicus, one genomic window encodes:
- the pgi gene encoding glucose-6-phosphate isomerase — protein sequence MQTPVDPTSTAAWAELTKLHGGFTPDLKGAFASDPERAARFTFDAADLHVDLSKNFLDDEVLAALVKLADEVNIPELREAMFTGEHINVTEDRAVLHTALRLPMAEELTVDGQDVVADVHEVLDKIYAWAEQIRSGEWKGVTGKPITTVVNIGIGGSDLGPVMVYEALKPYKTGPDARFISNIDPNDCAEKVADLDPEQTLFIVASKTFTTLETLTNARMARDWLLGKLQESGAIDGSDEQAKAAIAKHFVAVSTALDKVEAFGIDPNNAFGFWNWVGGRYSVSSAVGTAVIVAIGKENWQDFLAGMHAMDLHFRETEAERNVPLLMGLLNVWYTNFFKAESHAVLPYAQYLHRFAAYLQQLTMESNGKSVRWDGTPVTTGTGEIFWGEPGTNGQHAFYQLIHQGTKLIPADFIAVANPAHATKDGEVDVHELFLSNFFAQTAALAFGKTADEVRAEGTAEHIVPARVFAGNKPTTSIMAPALTPAVVGQLIALYEHITFVQGIVWGIDSFDQWGVELGKQLAMKIAPAVQGDEEAKKQQDASTQALIDYYLAKREK from the coding sequence ATGCAGACTCCGGTTGATCCCACGTCCACGGCCGCCTGGGCCGAACTGACCAAGCTCCATGGGGGGTTCACCCCCGATCTCAAGGGCGCCTTCGCCTCCGATCCCGAGCGCGCCGCGCGCTTCACCTTCGACGCAGCCGACCTGCACGTCGACCTGTCCAAGAACTTCCTCGACGACGAGGTCCTCGCTGCCCTGGTCAAGCTCGCCGACGAGGTGAACATCCCCGAGCTCCGTGAGGCCATGTTCACCGGCGAGCACATCAATGTCACCGAGGACCGGGCCGTGCTGCACACCGCGCTGCGGCTGCCCATGGCGGAGGAGCTCACCGTCGACGGTCAGGACGTCGTCGCCGACGTGCACGAGGTGCTGGACAAGATCTACGCCTGGGCCGAGCAGATCCGCAGCGGCGAGTGGAAGGGCGTGACCGGCAAGCCGATCACCACCGTGGTCAACATCGGCATCGGCGGTTCCGACCTGGGCCCCGTCATGGTCTACGAGGCGCTCAAGCCCTACAAGACCGGCCCCGACGCCCGCTTCATCTCCAACATCGACCCCAATGACTGCGCGGAGAAGGTCGCTGACCTGGACCCCGAGCAGACCCTGTTCATCGTCGCCTCCAAGACCTTCACCACGCTGGAGACCCTCACCAATGCCCGGATGGCCCGCGACTGGCTGCTGGGCAAGCTCCAGGAGTCCGGCGCCATCGACGGTTCCGACGAGCAGGCCAAGGCTGCCATCGCCAAGCACTTCGTCGCCGTGTCCACCGCGCTCGACAAGGTGGAGGCCTTCGGGATCGACCCGAACAATGCCTTCGGCTTCTGGAACTGGGTGGGGGGCCGCTATTCGGTCAGCTCCGCCGTCGGCACCGCGGTGATCGTCGCCATCGGCAAGGAGAACTGGCAGGACTTCCTGGCCGGCATGCACGCCATGGACCTGCACTTCCGCGAGACCGAGGCCGAGCGCAATGTGCCGCTGCTGATGGGTCTGCTGAATGTCTGGTACACCAACTTCTTCAAGGCCGAGAGCCACGCCGTGCTGCCCTATGCGCAGTACCTGCACCGCTTCGCCGCCTACCTGCAGCAGCTCACCATGGAGTCCAATGGCAAGTCCGTGCGCTGGGACGGCACGCCGGTCACCACCGGCACCGGCGAGATCTTCTGGGGCGAGCCCGGCACCAATGGCCAGCACGCCTTCTACCAGCTGATCCACCAGGGCACGAAGCTCATCCCGGCAGACTTCATCGCCGTCGCCAACCCGGCGCACGCCACCAAGGACGGCGAGGTGGACGTGCACGAGCTCTTCCTGAGCAACTTCTTCGCCCAGACCGCGGCGCTGGCCTTCGGCAAGACCGCCGACGAGGTCCGCGCCGAGGGTACGGCCGAGCACATCGTCCCGGCCCGCGTCTTCGCCGGCAACAAGCCCACCACGTCGATCATGGCCCCGGCCCTGACCCCGGCCGTGGTCGGTCAGCTGATCGCGCTGTACGAGCACATCACCTTCGTGCAGGGCATCGTCTGGGGCATTGACTCCTTCGACCAGTGGGGCGTCGAACTGGGCAAGCAGCTCGCCATGAAGATCGCCCCCGCCGTCCAGGGCGACGAGGAGGCCAAGAAGCAGCAGGACGCCTCCACCCAGGCCCTGATCGACTACTACTTGGCCAAGCGCGAGAAGTAA
- a CDS encoding sucrose phosphorylase, with product MGDEVPLCLLPISPDRVWARRLPTPFEWIGARHGPSQEAGRHVLAQVFRLWEAFADAEYVGGEWRLAPSSGSLRPILVMDPHRETWEGHPVRAQEGLPKTSSWLGWWPQHHRTGILMTAAGFSLPTITDASTIPTGDMPGDKVQIGQDHLSKAATIFPVLWPQLQEVLAASPHRRAIISVHGGSGVGKSETASVLAAFLRHNGLGAYVMSGDNYPRRIPRDNDAERLRTFRSEGLKALVASGGYDEGVKATLAELQAADRDADPAVCVEHPWLAAYQAGGAVALERYLGSPQEIDFDEVSAILAAFHDGAETLRLKRMGRELDELWYADVDMRDVQVLVIEWTHGNSGNLRGVDIPILLNSTPEETLAHRRSRARDGATDSPFTTMVLGIEQAHLHEQAHRAKIIVNKAGQIISHADYLKSMGADLPEPGAMINFYPDSMGGSLGDEVDFLTSPEVAGAFTSAYVLPSIFNTDLDRGFSVIDYDLSTTYTRPGDLEALRAAGIKLKFDFILNHASVLSPQFQDLLAKGARSEYADFFIDWNAFWEGHGEMTPEGYVQPDAELVKDMFFRKPGLPILMVRMPDGTEKPYWNTFYQEVRYTAPDAQTLMEVAGLQYQTAVRLAESIKGALDEGMTPSEMAFDLGADVDLEQWNAVVEHLEAGRRYLGQMDLNIKSDLVWDFYADVLDKLSGYGAEIVRLDAFAYAPKEPGEKNFLNDPGTWDLLDQVNQLATERGLKLLPEIHSRYEEKIHELISSKGYLTYDFFLPGLVIDAFESKDAGHLKAWIADILAKQLRTVNMLGCHDGIPLLDLKGLLSDEQIDALIETVKGRGGYVKDLHGEKKMYYQVNATYYSALGESDDAMLLARAIQLFMPGKPQVWYLDLFGGRNDHAAVERAGAGGHKEINRTNLTVDELRDGLATPLVQRQLELLRFRNSFGAFGWDAECTVAETPASQLQITWRKGEHVAELVADLASKQFTITADGQAV from the coding sequence GTGGGCGACGAGGTTCCGCTCTGCCTGCTGCCCATCTCGCCGGACCGGGTCTGGGCTCGTCGTCTTCCCACCCCCTTCGAATGGATCGGGGCGCGCCACGGGCCTTCCCAGGAGGCTGGGCGGCACGTCTTGGCGCAGGTCTTCCGCCTCTGGGAGGCCTTCGCCGACGCGGAGTACGTCGGCGGTGAGTGGCGGCTGGCCCCGTCGTCGGGCAGTCTGCGGCCCATCCTCGTGATGGACCCCCACAGGGAGACCTGGGAGGGACACCCGGTGAGGGCGCAAGAGGGCCTCCCCAAGACCAGCAGCTGGCTAGGCTGGTGGCCACAGCACCACAGAACGGGGATCCTCATGACCGCCGCCGGCTTCAGCCTGCCCACCATCACCGACGCCTCCACCATTCCCACCGGGGACATGCCCGGTGACAAGGTGCAGATCGGGCAGGACCACCTGTCCAAGGCAGCCACCATCTTCCCCGTCCTGTGGCCGCAGCTGCAGGAGGTCCTCGCCGCGTCGCCGCACCGTCGCGCCATCATCTCCGTGCACGGGGGTTCCGGCGTCGGCAAGTCCGAGACCGCCTCGGTGCTCGCCGCCTTCCTGCGCCACAACGGCCTGGGCGCCTATGTGATGAGCGGCGACAACTATCCCCGTCGCATCCCGCGTGACAACGACGCCGAGCGCCTGCGCACCTTCCGCAGCGAGGGACTCAAGGCCCTGGTGGCCTCCGGCGGCTACGACGAGGGCGTGAAGGCGACGCTGGCCGAGCTGCAGGCCGCGGACCGCGATGCCGATCCCGCTGTGTGCGTCGAGCACCCGTGGCTGGCCGCCTACCAGGCCGGTGGGGCGGTTGCCCTGGAGCGGTACCTGGGCAGCCCGCAGGAGATCGACTTCGACGAGGTCAGTGCCATCCTCGCCGCCTTCCACGACGGCGCCGAGACGCTGCGACTGAAGCGGATGGGTCGTGAGCTGGACGAGCTCTGGTATGCCGACGTCGACATGCGCGATGTCCAGGTGCTGGTCATCGAGTGGACCCACGGCAATTCCGGGAACCTGCGCGGCGTCGACATCCCGATCCTGCTGAACTCCACCCCGGAGGAGACGCTGGCCCACCGTCGCTCCCGGGCCCGCGACGGCGCCACCGACAGCCCCTTCACCACCATGGTGCTGGGCATCGAGCAGGCCCACCTCCACGAGCAGGCGCACCGGGCCAAGATCATCGTCAACAAGGCCGGGCAGATCATCAGCCACGCGGACTACCTGAAGAGCATGGGGGCTGACCTGCCTGAGCCCGGTGCCATGATCAACTTCTACCCGGACAGCATGGGCGGCAGCCTGGGCGACGAGGTGGACTTCCTCACCTCACCCGAGGTGGCCGGTGCCTTCACCAGCGCCTACGTGCTCCCCAGCATCTTCAACACCGACCTCGACCGCGGCTTCTCCGTGATCGACTACGACCTGTCCACCACCTACACCCGTCCCGGTGACCTGGAGGCGCTGCGCGCGGCCGGCATCAAGCTGAAGTTCGACTTCATCCTCAACCACGCCTCCGTGCTCAGCCCGCAGTTCCAGGACCTGCTCGCCAAGGGCGCGCGCAGTGAGTACGCCGACTTCTTCATCGACTGGAATGCCTTCTGGGAAGGGCATGGCGAGATGACCCCCGAGGGGTACGTCCAGCCCGACGCAGAGCTTGTCAAGGACATGTTCTTCCGCAAGCCGGGCCTGCCGATCCTGATGGTCCGGATGCCCGACGGTACGGAGAAGCCCTACTGGAACACCTTCTACCAGGAGGTTCGCTACACCGCTCCGGATGCGCAGACGCTGATGGAGGTGGCCGGGCTGCAGTACCAGACCGCGGTGCGGCTGGCCGAGAGCATCAAGGGAGCCCTAGACGAAGGGATGACCCCGTCGGAGATGGCATTTGATCTTGGTGCCGATGTTGATCTTGAGCAGTGGAATGCGGTCGTCGAGCACCTCGAGGCCGGCCGACGCTACCTGGGCCAGATGGACCTCAACATCAAGAGCGACCTGGTCTGGGACTTCTACGCCGACGTGCTGGACAAGCTGTCGGGCTACGGGGCGGAGATCGTGCGGCTGGACGCCTTCGCCTATGCCCCCAAGGAGCCGGGCGAGAAGAACTTCCTCAATGATCCCGGCACCTGGGATCTGCTGGACCAGGTCAACCAGCTGGCCACCGAGCGCGGCCTCAAGCTGCTGCCGGAGATCCACTCCCGCTATGAGGAGAAGATCCACGAGCTGATCAGCTCCAAGGGCTACCTCACCTACGACTTCTTCCTGCCCGGCCTGGTGATCGACGCCTTCGAGAGCAAGGACGCCGGCCACCTCAAGGCCTGGATTGCAGACATCCTGGCCAAGCAGCTGCGCACCGTGAACATGCTCGGCTGTCACGACGGCATCCCGCTGCTCGACCTCAAGGGCCTGCTCTCCGATGAGCAGATCGACGCCCTGATCGAGACCGTGAAGGGGCGCGGCGGCTACGTGAAGGACCTGCACGGCGAGAAGAAGATGTACTACCAGGTCAACGCCACCTACTACTCGGCACTGGGGGAGAGCGACGACGCGATGCTGCTGGCACGCGCCATCCAGCTCTTCATGCCCGGCAAGCCGCAGGTCTGGTACCTGGACCTGTTCGGTGGGCGCAATGACCATGCCGCCGTCGAGCGTGCCGGCGCCGGCGGCCACAAGGAGATCAACCGCACCAACCTGACCGTCGACGAGCTGCGCGACGGGCTGGCGACGCCGCTGGTGCAGCGCCAGCTCGAACTGCTCCGCTTCCGCAACAGCTTCGGCGCCTTCGGCTGGGATGCCGAGTGCACCGTCGCCGAGACACCCGCCAGCCAGCTGCAGATCACCTGGCGCAAGGGCGAGCACGTCGCGGAGCTGGTGGCAGACCTGGCCAGCAAGCAGTTCACGATCACCGCGGACGGCCAGGCAGTCTGA
- a CDS encoding SanA/YdcF family protein: protein MHRPGWKTLTAVAVGAVIVGVGAPLAVTSVGSAGRVHTVDEFAEQGNAADVAVVLGAQVYPDGRPSRYLRARLDRAVELQRRGLVKVILVSGDNSTSHYDEPTAMKRYLVEAGMPEGKVVIDYAGFDTYDTCVRAKRIFGLERVVLVSQGYHLPRAVTTCRMVGVDAVGVGDWSVQRIGPMDGVPVLWRLGWSRFAGRELPANVKMLWDVASRRTPTLGEPETGVSDALASS from the coding sequence ATGCACCGGCCCGGCTGGAAGACCCTCACCGCAGTGGCCGTCGGCGCCGTGATCGTCGGCGTTGGGGCGCCACTGGCTGTCACGAGTGTCGGTTCGGCCGGGCGGGTGCACACCGTCGACGAGTTCGCAGAGCAGGGCAACGCCGCCGACGTGGCCGTGGTGCTGGGGGCGCAGGTGTATCCCGACGGCCGCCCGTCGCGCTATCTGCGTGCTCGGCTGGACCGGGCGGTGGAGTTGCAGCGTCGCGGCCTGGTGAAGGTGATCCTGGTCAGCGGCGACAACAGCACCAGCCACTACGACGAGCCCACCGCCATGAAGCGATATCTGGTGGAAGCAGGCATGCCCGAGGGCAAGGTGGTCATCGACTACGCCGGCTTCGACACCTATGACACCTGCGTGCGGGCCAAGCGCATCTTCGGCCTCGAGCGAGTGGTCCTGGTGAGCCAGGGCTACCACCTGCCCCGCGCGGTGACGACCTGCCGCATGGTGGGCGTCGACGCCGTGGGAGTGGGCGACTGGAGCGTGCAGCGGATCGGGCCCATGGATGGGGTTCCCGTGCTCTGGCGGCTGGGCTGGAGCCGTTTCGCCGGCCGCGAGCTGCCCGCCAACGTCAAGATGCTGTGGGACGTGGCGTCTCGTCGCACCCCGACCCTGGGGGAGCCTGAGACCGGCGTGAGCGACGCCCTGGCCAGCTCCTGA
- a CDS encoding sugar transferase, translated as MTHRSRVVAPWILVAVDALTVLLATLIALAFRNIVPGFQDPVHVNYSVSKLWPLAVVIWLACLYSVGAYSDKNLGAGTDEYARTMHSSLMAAAFIGICCYLTRFDLSRGFYILLFAVGTPLLVLTRWMARRVIHILRRRNWLTRRVILAGNPQNIKEILAVAQRETWLGYYVVGALLPEGTARGDLDLPVLGTVEDALEVVDARDIDIVIFADGSFPSSRNFRRMAWALESHHAQMVVAPALTDVASQRIQVRPVAGIPLVLVEPPTTQQAGRWAKRLFDIIFASLILIAISPIMIATAIGIWLDDHGPVIFKQVRVGKNGEHFECLKFRSMVTNAEEILTSLQNEGPNAVMFKMENDPRITKIGHFIRRYSIDELPQLWNVVRGDMSLIGPRPALPKEVAMYAPHVNRRLGVRPGMTGLWQVSGRSNLSWDDTVRLDLYYVDNWSMTQDLSILAMTVKAVFASDGAY; from the coding sequence GTGACGCACCGGTCACGGGTCGTTGCCCCGTGGATCCTGGTTGCCGTCGATGCACTGACCGTGCTGCTCGCGACGCTGATCGCCCTGGCCTTCCGCAATATCGTCCCGGGATTCCAGGATCCCGTGCACGTCAACTACAGCGTCTCCAAGCTGTGGCCACTGGCCGTCGTGATCTGGCTGGCCTGCCTCTACAGCGTCGGCGCCTATTCGGACAAGAACCTGGGCGCAGGCACCGATGAGTATGCCCGCACCATGCACTCGAGCCTGATGGCGGCCGCCTTCATCGGCATCTGCTGCTACCTGACCCGGTTCGACCTCTCGCGCGGCTTCTACATCCTGCTCTTCGCGGTGGGCACCCCACTGCTGGTCCTCACCCGCTGGATGGCCCGACGGGTGATCCACATCCTGCGGCGCCGCAACTGGCTCACCCGTCGCGTCATCCTGGCCGGCAATCCGCAGAACATCAAGGAGATCCTGGCCGTCGCCCAGCGCGAGACCTGGCTGGGCTACTACGTCGTCGGCGCCCTGTTGCCCGAGGGCACGGCCCGCGGAGACCTGGACCTGCCGGTCCTGGGCACCGTCGAGGACGCCCTCGAGGTGGTTGATGCCCGCGACATCGACATCGTGATCTTCGCCGATGGCTCCTTCCCTTCCTCCCGGAACTTCCGACGGATGGCGTGGGCGCTGGAATCCCACCACGCACAGATGGTGGTGGCGCCGGCACTCACCGACGTCGCCAGCCAGCGCATCCAGGTGCGCCCCGTCGCCGGCATCCCGCTGGTCCTCGTCGAGCCACCCACCACACAGCAGGCCGGCCGCTGGGCCAAGCGCCTGTTCGACATCATCTTCGCGTCGCTGATCCTGATTGCGATCAGCCCCATCATGATTGCCACGGCCATCGGCATCTGGCTCGATGACCACGGCCCCGTCATCTTCAAGCAGGTCCGCGTCGGCAAGAACGGCGAGCACTTCGAGTGCCTGAAGTTCCGTTCGATGGTGACCAATGCCGAGGAGATCCTCACGAGCCTGCAGAACGAAGGCCCCAATGCGGTGATGTTCAAGATGGAGAACGACCCGCGCATCACCAAGATCGGCCACTTCATCCGTCGCTACTCCATCGACGAGCTGCCGCAGCTGTGGAATGTGGTGCGCGGCGACATGTCGCTGATCGGTCCGCGCCCCGCCCTCCCCAAGGAGGTGGCCATGTACGCGCCGCACGTCAACCGTCGCCTCGGGGTGCGCCCCGGCATGACGGGCCTGTGGCAGGTCTCCGGCCGCTCGAACCTGAGCTGGGACGACACCGTCCGCCTGGACCTCTACTACGTGGACAACTGGTCCATGACGCAGGACCTCTCCATCCTCGCGATGACGGTCAAGGCCGTCTTCGCCTCCGACGGGGCCTACTGA
- a CDS encoding UDP-glucose dehydrogenase family protein yields the protein MRLSTIGCGYLGAVHAACMAELGHEVIGLDVDQGKVDKLARGESPFHEPGFPEVLARNVESGRLRFTTDPTEIADCQIHFIGVGTPQMQGRYAADMTYVDAAIETVLTHAHPQGERPVLIAGKSTVPVGTAERIAGRCAASGKDIAVAWNPEFLREGFAVQDTLHPDRIVYGLPEDREVGAQLRDILDECYAQLLSEDIPRLLTNYPTAELVKVAANSFLATKISFINAMAELCDATGADVTKLAEAIGHDDRIGKKFLRAGIGFGGGCLPKDIRAFMARAGELGVDQALTFLREVDAINLRRRETAVDMAADLFGGRLVGRKVAVLGAAFKPDSDDLRDSPALDIATRLWARGADVVITDPAAGDALRRARPDLHVVDTVEQAVKNADVVMVLTEWKHFTELDPEEMRPRVREAHIIDGRNVLDPKAWQQAGWHYQGMGRGVSTW from the coding sequence ATGCGTCTGTCCACGATTGGTTGCGGATACCTGGGTGCCGTGCACGCTGCGTGCATGGCCGAGCTCGGCCACGAGGTGATCGGCCTCGACGTCGACCAGGGCAAGGTCGACAAACTCGCCCGCGGCGAGAGCCCCTTCCACGAACCCGGCTTCCCCGAGGTACTCGCCCGCAATGTGGAGTCCGGACGCCTGCGCTTCACCACCGACCCCACCGAGATCGCCGACTGCCAGATCCACTTCATCGGCGTCGGCACTCCCCAGATGCAGGGCCGCTATGCCGCGGACATGACCTATGTCGACGCGGCCATCGAAACAGTCCTCACCCACGCCCACCCGCAGGGTGAGCGTCCCGTGCTGATCGCCGGAAAGTCCACCGTCCCGGTCGGCACCGCCGAACGCATCGCCGGACGCTGCGCTGCCTCCGGCAAGGACATCGCCGTGGCCTGGAATCCCGAATTCCTGCGCGAGGGCTTCGCCGTCCAGGACACCCTGCACCCGGACCGGATCGTCTACGGCCTGCCCGAGGACCGCGAGGTCGGCGCCCAGCTGCGCGACATCCTCGACGAGTGCTACGCCCAGCTGCTGTCCGAGGACATTCCCCGACTGTTGACCAACTACCCCACCGCCGAACTGGTCAAGGTGGCCGCGAACTCCTTCCTGGCCACCAAGATCAGCTTCATCAATGCCATGGCCGAACTGTGCGACGCCACCGGCGCCGACGTCACCAAGCTCGCCGAGGCCATCGGCCACGACGACCGGATCGGCAAGAAGTTCCTGCGCGCCGGCATCGGCTTCGGCGGCGGCTGCCTGCCCAAGGACATCCGCGCCTTCATGGCCCGCGCCGGCGAACTCGGCGTCGACCAGGCCCTGACCTTCCTGCGCGAGGTGGACGCCATCAACCTGCGCCGCCGGGAGACCGCCGTCGACATGGCAGCCGACCTGTTCGGCGGACGCCTGGTGGGCCGCAAGGTCGCGGTGCTGGGCGCGGCCTTCAAGCCGGACAGCGACGACCTGCGTGACTCCCCGGCCCTGGACATCGCCACCCGCCTGTGGGCACGCGGCGCGGACGTCGTGATCACCGACCCCGCCGCCGGCGACGCGTTGCGCAGGGCCCGGCCGGACCTGCACGTCGTCGACACCGTCGAGCAGGCAGTGAAGAACGCCGACGTCGTGATGGTGCTCACCGAATGGAAGCACTTCACCGAGCTCGACCCCGAGGAGATGCGCCCCCGGGTTCGTGAGGCCCACATCATCGACGGACGCAATGTCCTCGACCCCAAGGCCTGGCAGCAGGCGGGCTGGCACTACCAAGGCATGGGACGCGGCGTCTCCACCTGGTGA
- a CDS encoding aldo/keto reductase produces the protein MTVPKLEFHDGKKIPQLGFGVWQVENEQATPAVAKALEVGYRHIDTAAIYGNEEGVGKAIKDSGIAREELFITTKLWNDAHKADDARKAIETSLEKLGLDHVDLYLIHWPATVKYGDAFIEAWDTMQQFKAEGLATSIGVSNHNVEHLDKLNGETPVINQVELHPTWQQADLRAVHAERGILTEAWSPLGQAKDLQHEVITKIAEKHLATPAQVIIRWHLQLGNVVIPKSVTPERIESNFDVFRFELTDADMEAIATIPSDNRLGANPAEADF, from the coding sequence GTGACCGTTCCCAAACTTGAATTCCACGACGGCAAGAAGATCCCGCAGCTGGGCTTCGGCGTCTGGCAGGTGGAGAACGAGCAGGCCACCCCCGCCGTCGCGAAGGCCCTGGAGGTGGGCTACCGCCACATCGACACCGCCGCCATCTACGGCAACGAGGAAGGCGTCGGCAAGGCCATCAAGGACTCCGGCATCGCCCGTGAGGAGCTCTTCATCACCACCAAGCTGTGGAATGACGCCCACAAGGCCGACGATGCGCGCAAGGCGATCGAGACCAGCCTGGAGAAGCTGGGCCTGGACCACGTGGACCTCTACCTGATCCACTGGCCCGCCACCGTGAAGTACGGCGACGCCTTCATCGAGGCGTGGGACACCATGCAGCAGTTCAAGGCCGAGGGGCTGGCGACGAGCATCGGTGTCAGCAACCACAACGTCGAGCACCTGGACAAGCTGAACGGCGAGACGCCGGTGATCAACCAGGTGGAGCTGCACCCCACCTGGCAGCAGGCAGACCTGCGCGCCGTGCACGCAGAGCGTGGCATCCTCACCGAGGCGTGGAGCCCCCTGGGCCAGGCGAAGGACCTGCAGCACGAGGTCATCACCAAGATCGCCGAGAAGCACCTGGCCACCCCCGCCCAGGTGATCATTCGCTGGCACCTTCAGCTGGGCAATGTGGTGATCCCCAAGTCCGTGACCCCGGAACGCATCGAGAGCAATTTCGACGTCTTCCGCTTCGAGCTCACCGACGCCGACATGGAGGCGATCGCCACGATCCCCTCGGACAACCGCCTGGGCGCCAACCCCGCCGAGGCCGATTTCTGA
- a CDS encoding ABC transporter substrate-binding protein — protein sequence MTRRILALMMGLVLLTGCASSDPLGTSAAGDAGPASKQLVVGSQQYYSNEIIAELFAQALESRGWTIERSYQIGQREVYLPELQAGRIDLMPEYVGNLLQYYDKQATAKATGEITEALREKLPAGLMVLEPAEASDQDSYNVTRTTAEKYGLSSLADLSKVGAVKVAGNSELTKRPYGPAGLKSAYDVDATVLPVEDSGGPLTVKALTDGKVQVADIYSADPSIKAKDLVTLDDPKNLVLPQNVVPVASSRVGADAASVISLVTYRLSTDELIELNRLSVEKQQSSAVIAKQWLAKQGIVPAR from the coding sequence GTGACCAGAAGAATCCTCGCCCTGATGATGGGGCTCGTCCTGCTGACCGGCTGCGCCAGCAGCGACCCCCTGGGCACCTCAGCGGCCGGTGATGCCGGGCCGGCGTCGAAGCAGTTGGTGGTCGGCTCCCAGCAGTACTACTCCAACGAGATCATTGCCGAGCTGTTCGCCCAGGCGTTGGAGTCCCGCGGGTGGACGATCGAGCGCAGCTACCAGATTGGCCAGCGCGAGGTCTACCTGCCCGAATTGCAGGCCGGCCGGATCGACCTGATGCCCGAGTACGTCGGGAACCTGTTGCAGTACTACGACAAGCAGGCCACGGCGAAGGCCACCGGCGAGATCACCGAGGCACTGCGGGAGAAGCTGCCCGCTGGCCTGATGGTGCTCGAACCGGCGGAGGCAAGTGACCAGGACTCCTACAACGTCACCCGGACCACGGCAGAGAAGTATGGCCTCTCGTCGCTGGCAGACCTGTCCAAGGTAGGGGCCGTGAAGGTGGCGGGCAACTCGGAGCTCACCAAGCGCCCGTACGGTCCGGCGGGCCTCAAGAGTGCCTACGACGTGGATGCGACGGTCCTGCCGGTGGAGGACTCCGGCGGCCCGCTGACCGTCAAGGCCCTCACCGACGGCAAGGTGCAGGTGGCCGACATCTACTCCGCCGACCCATCCATCAAGGCGAAGGACCTCGTCACGTTGGATGACCCCAAGAACCTGGTGCTGCCGCAGAACGTCGTCCCCGTCGCCAGTTCCCGCGTCGGGGCGGACGCCGCCTCGGTGATTTCGCTCGTGACGTATCGCCTGAGCACCGATGAGCTGATCGAACTCAATAGGCTGAGCGTGGAGAAGCAGCAGTCGTCCGCCGTCATCGCGAAGCAATGGCTGGCAAAGCAGGGCATCGTGCCCGCACGGTGA
- a CDS encoding ABC transporter permease: MNFVRDALAWIVDPTNLHGPESWPMHLLQHLGYSLLAVAIASAIAVPLGYFVGHTGRGRNLAVGLSGAARALPSLGLVTLFGLWIGVGLGAPMIALVLLAVPSVLAGAYSGIEAVNPATVDAARAQGMTEWQVLAQVEAPLGFPLLLGGLRSAMLQVVSTATLAAYVGAGGLGRDLFLGLKTQDYPQMLAASLLVLTLAVALELAFELTERLLQHRQTTPDPREIP, translated from the coding sequence GTGAACTTCGTGCGCGATGCCCTTGCCTGGATCGTGGATCCCACCAACCTCCACGGCCCCGAGAGCTGGCCGATGCACCTGCTGCAGCACCTGGGCTATTCATTGCTTGCGGTGGCCATCGCGAGCGCCATCGCGGTGCCGCTCGGCTACTTCGTCGGCCACACCGGCAGGGGTCGCAACCTGGCCGTCGGCCTGTCCGGCGCCGCCCGGGCCCTGCCCAGTCTTGGACTGGTGACCCTCTTCGGCCTGTGGATCGGCGTCGGGCTGGGAGCTCCGATGATCGCCCTGGTCCTGCTCGCCGTCCCCTCCGTGCTCGCCGGCGCCTACTCCGGCATCGAGGCCGTGAACCCCGCGACCGTCGACGCCGCCCGGGCACAGGGAATGACCGAGTGGCAGGTGCTGGCCCAGGTGGAGGCCCCCCTGGGCTTCCCGCTGCTGCTGGGCGGCTTGCGTTCGGCCATGCTGCAGGTGGTCTCGACGGCCACCCTCGCCGCCTATGTGGGGGCCGGAGGTCTTGGCCGTGACCTCTTCCTGGGGCTCAAGACCCAGGACTACCCGCAGATGCTGGCGGCCTCGCTGCTGGTGCTGACCCTGGCCGTCGCGCTGGAGCTGGCCTTCGAACTGACCGAGCGGCTGCTGCAACACCGCCAGACCACCCCCGATCCCCGGGAGATCCCGTGA